The following coding sequences are from one Paenibacillus stellifer window:
- the spoVB gene encoding stage V sporulation protein B: MSSGARHIHVKGQVRCRLFHHGKKECPLKLRNSNKQSFIYGTLILLAAGIVNRMLGFIPRIVLPRLIGAEGVGLYQLGYPFFLVLVTVIAGGIPLAVAKMIAEAEGKGKKERSRQILHSSLGLSVGLGLLFTAISLAIAPWIAHEVLTDSRVYLTLIAMTPMLSIVAVSAVYRGYFQGMQNMIPSALSSVLETVIRIFFMLYFSWLLLPKGMAYAAAGAMLGVTVGELAGMLVLLVQYRLTVSKPADNSSEQDLNPSNEGNPDHTDQGVIRRLLRISIPVTGGRLVGSLSYLLESIITARSLAMAGVATAVATAQYGSLQGMVIPLLLLPGALTTALAVSLVPSLAEAAARKDSRSIHKRIHQALRLALVTGAPFAVLMYVLADPLCTLLYGNPDTAPMLRMMVPFSLFMYVQPPLQATLQAMERPGTALFNTLAGAVVKIMLILGLASRPEYGITGALIAIIVNSILVTLLHGYSVIKLVSLRLQTRDLFKIGAAMTIMGAGAKYVYLHSPYPGGAQWIHFILASALGFSLYIGVSLLTGLFSRQDLKKLPLIRRWL; this comes from the coding sequence ATGTCCAGCGGAGCTCGGCATATCCATGTTAAAGGACAGGTCCGCTGTCGCCTATTTCATCATGGGAAGAAGGAATGCCCTTTGAAATTGAGAAACTCCAACAAACAGAGCTTTATCTACGGAACGCTCATTCTGCTTGCCGCGGGAATCGTTAACCGCATGCTGGGCTTCATACCGCGAATCGTGCTTCCCAGGCTCATCGGAGCTGAAGGCGTTGGCTTGTACCAGCTCGGCTATCCTTTTTTTCTGGTGCTTGTCACGGTTATCGCCGGAGGGATTCCGCTGGCGGTAGCCAAAATGATAGCTGAAGCCGAAGGGAAGGGTAAGAAAGAGCGTTCCAGGCAAATTCTGCATAGCTCGCTCGGATTGAGTGTTGGGCTGGGACTGCTGTTTACGGCTATCTCGCTTGCAATCGCCCCCTGGATCGCCCATGAAGTCCTGACGGACAGCCGGGTATACCTGACGCTGATTGCCATGACGCCGATGCTGAGCATCGTCGCCGTCTCAGCCGTCTACCGGGGCTACTTCCAGGGCATGCAGAACATGATCCCTTCGGCGCTGTCATCGGTGCTGGAGACCGTGATCCGTATCTTCTTCATGCTCTACTTCTCCTGGCTGCTCCTGCCGAAAGGAATGGCCTATGCGGCTGCCGGAGCCATGCTTGGCGTTACGGTCGGCGAGTTGGCGGGTATGCTCGTACTGCTGGTGCAGTACCGTCTAACGGTGTCCAAGCCGGCCGACAATTCAAGCGAACAAGACCTGAATCCAAGTAACGAGGGGAATCCAGATCACACCGATCAGGGAGTTATTCGGCGGCTGCTCCGGATTTCCATCCCGGTTACTGGCGGAAGGCTTGTCGGCTCCCTATCCTATCTGCTGGAATCAATCATTACGGCGCGAAGTCTGGCAATGGCCGGCGTCGCCACAGCGGTGGCAACAGCCCAGTACGGCTCATTGCAGGGAATGGTTATTCCGCTGCTGCTGTTGCCGGGCGCGCTGACTACCGCACTTGCGGTCTCGCTTGTTCCTTCCCTGGCGGAAGCGGCCGCACGCAAGGACAGCAGGTCCATTCACAAGCGGATTCACCAGGCCCTTCGTCTGGCTCTCGTAACAGGCGCTCCATTCGCCGTGCTCATGTATGTTCTTGCCGATCCGCTGTGTACCCTGCTGTACGGCAATCCCGATACGGCACCGATGCTGCGGATGATGGTTCCATTTTCCTTGTTCATGTATGTGCAGCCCCCGCTGCAGGCTACTCTTCAGGCCATGGAACGCCCGGGAACAGCGCTGTTCAATACACTGGCGGGCGCGGTCGTCAAGATCATGCTGATTCTCGGTCTAGCCTCACGGCCCGAATACGGGATTACCGGCGCGCTGATCGCCATTATCGTGAACAGCATCCTGGTAACGCTGCTGCACGGGTACAGCGTGATCAAGCTGGTGTCCCTGCGCCTGCAGACGAGAGATCTGTTCAAAATCGGCGCGGCGATGACGATTATGGGAGCCGGCGCCAAATACGTCTATCTGCATTCTCCCTATCCAGGCGGAGCGCAGTGGATTCATTTTATTCTCGCTTCCGCTCTGGGCTTCTCCCTGTACATCGGCGTCTCGCTGCTCACGGGCTTGTTCTCGCGGCAGGATCTCAAGAAGCTTCCGCTGATTCGCCGCTGGCTGTAG
- a CDS encoding DUF421 domain-containing protein, translated as MVGHIATHAFLTLLMYVTIFLCMRIMGKREIGKLSVFDLTISIMIAEIATFVIEDIKRPLYDGFVPMATLVLTQVLLAHLSLKSRKLRLLIDGRPSVLISDGTIRPKEMRKQRYNIDDLLLQLRGQNITNLADVEFAILEPTGQLTVIEKNKDASELGGTGTNQESTSGGGQNGTGKASGGSGQSSGKQGQGIKIENIRYEGLPVPLIMDGKVQDENLEMLGKNRFWLKNQIRQKGASDFRDIFLCTIDHKGKIYIDRRPVK; from the coding sequence ATGGTTGGGCATATCGCCACACATGCTTTTTTGACTCTGCTGATGTACGTGACTATTTTCTTGTGCATGCGCATTATGGGAAAACGGGAGATCGGTAAGCTTTCGGTATTTGACCTGACCATTTCCATCATGATCGCCGAGATTGCAACCTTCGTCATCGAAGACATCAAGCGTCCGCTGTACGACGGATTTGTGCCCATGGCGACGCTCGTCCTGACCCAAGTCTTGCTGGCGCATCTCAGCCTCAAAAGCCGCAAGCTTCGTCTGCTGATCGACGGCAGGCCGAGCGTTCTGATCTCAGATGGCACTATACGGCCCAAAGAAATGCGCAAACAGCGTTATAATATCGATGATTTGCTGCTTCAGCTGAGAGGACAGAATATTACGAATCTGGCGGATGTCGAATTCGCGATCCTGGAGCCGACAGGTCAGCTGACGGTTATCGAGAAGAACAAGGATGCTTCAGAATTGGGAGGCACCGGCACGAACCAGGAATCCACCTCGGGTGGCGGGCAAAATGGGACCGGCAAAGCCTCAGGCGGCAGCGGACAATCGAGTGGTAAACAGGGACAGGGAATCAAAATCGAGAATATCCGCTATGAAGGACTTCCTGTTCCGCTCATTATGGATGGCAAAGTGCAGGACGAGAATCTGGAGATGCTTGGTAAAAACCGTTTTTGGCTGAAAAATCAAATCCGGCAGAAAGGCGCGTCTGATTTCCGGGATATTTTTCTATGCACGATCGATCATAAAGGCAAAATCTATATCGACCGGCGGCCGGTGAAATAG
- a CDS encoding TIGR04086 family membrane protein — MHLLRKLLLPNIGNPVLSGLVRAFMWMLLGAFALSLLLWGSGLTEHDLSLYTYVVHAIAIIFGGWASGRRASSKGWYQGCLTGAFYGAIVLLIGFLALDASLRAADLLWIAAAALIGAVGGILGVNFQKA, encoded by the coding sequence ATGCATTTGCTTCGCAAACTATTATTGCCGAATATCGGGAATCCCGTGCTGTCAGGGCTTGTCCGTGCCTTCATGTGGATGCTGCTGGGAGCCTTTGCTCTGTCACTGCTCCTGTGGGGAAGCGGCCTTACCGAGCACGATTTATCGCTGTACACCTACGTCGTGCATGCGATCGCCATTATTTTTGGGGGGTGGGCCTCTGGCAGACGCGCTTCCTCCAAAGGATGGTATCAGGGCTGCCTGACCGGCGCCTTCTACGGCGCAATTGTGCTGCTCATTGGATTTCTGGCATTGGACGCTTCGCTCAGAGCAGCCGATCTGCTGTGGATTGCGGCTGCTGCTTTGATCGGAGCGGTTGGAGGCATACTGGGAGTTAATTTCCAGAAAGCGTAA
- a CDS encoding phosphatase PAP2 family protein: MNTISLFTVVLVIVLIGLGARRNPFVALANLGKEMLHSYKLVLLVAGMFAILALNKYELQIEKKLHLTSDFTSFVFGIEGHFVQHFQQLFFAHWLTPIIVFFYIFMLQSALAASLGVYLLDKNRLLLYATCYAVILNYAIAIPFYLYFPVNEVWSYAPAGVRFVMLDAFPNFESEYRALSGLNNCFPSLHTAISLTTALLAFRSGNRRWMVITGISAAVIIFGIFYLGIHWLTDMMGGTVLAIVSSSLSIQLAKLTLRGSETAVRVGSEAPHA, translated from the coding sequence ATGAATACCATCAGCTTGTTTACCGTGGTGCTCGTAATTGTGCTGATCGGCCTGGGAGCCCGGCGTAACCCATTCGTCGCGCTGGCCAATCTCGGCAAGGAAATGCTGCATTCCTACAAGCTGGTTCTTCTTGTCGCCGGCATGTTCGCCATTCTGGCCTTGAATAAGTATGAGCTGCAGATCGAGAAAAAATTGCATCTGACGTCCGACTTCACAAGCTTTGTGTTCGGAATCGAAGGGCATTTTGTCCAACATTTTCAACAGTTGTTCTTTGCGCACTGGCTGACGCCGATTATCGTATTCTTCTATATCTTCATGCTTCAGTCTGCATTAGCCGCATCGCTCGGCGTATATCTGCTGGACAAAAACCGGCTGCTGCTGTACGCCACATGCTACGCCGTCATCCTGAACTATGCGATTGCAATTCCGTTCTATCTGTATTTCCCGGTTAACGAGGTATGGTCCTATGCGCCGGCCGGCGTCCGCTTTGTTATGCTGGATGCCTTCCCCAATTTCGAGAGTGAATACCGCGCATTGTCCGGGCTGAACAATTGTTTTCCCAGCTTGCATACAGCGATCTCGCTCACAACGGCGCTGCTGGCATTCCGCTCAGGCAACCGCCGATGGATGGTTATTACCGGCATTTCTGCTGCGGTCATCATCTTCGGCATCTTTTATTTAGGCATTCACTGGCTGACCGATATGATGGGCGGCACGGTTCTGGCCATCGTGTCCTCCTCGCTCAGCATCCAGCTTGCCAAGTTGACGCTTCGCGGCAGTGAAACCGCCGTAAGGGTCGGAAGCGAAGCGCCGCACGCCTAA
- the yajC gene encoding preprotein translocase subunit YajC: protein MFQYAATSGSQASSIYGLILPFVLMFVVFYFLLIRPQQKKTKSRNQMLKALKKGDKVVTIGGLHGTIVEITDDIAVLRVNDVTKLTFDRGSISHAIGETKE, encoded by the coding sequence ATGTTTCAATACGCTGCTACCAGCGGCTCGCAGGCCTCAAGTATTTATGGGCTTATCCTGCCGTTCGTTCTGATGTTCGTCGTGTTCTACTTCCTGCTGATCCGTCCCCAGCAGAAGAAGACCAAGTCGCGCAACCAGATGCTGAAAGCGCTGAAAAAAGGCGACAAGGTGGTAACCATCGGGGGCCTGCACGGCACCATTGTGGAAATTACGGATGATATTGCCGTGCTCCGCGTTAACGATGTAACCAAGCTGACCTTTGACCGTGGCTCAATCAGTCACGCGATTGGGGAGACGAAGGAATAA
- the tgt gene encoding tRNA guanosine(34) transglycosylase Tgt: MAAITYEHIKTCKQSGARLGRVHTPHGIIETPTFMPVGTQATVKTMSPEELKEMDAQIILSNTYHLFLRPGHDIVREAGGLHKFMNWDRPILTDSGGFQVFSLAEMRKITEEGVHFRSHLNGDKKFLSPEVAMEVENALGSDIMMAFDECPPYPAEYDYVKRSMERTTRWAERCLKAHARPNDQGLFAIVQGGMYEDLRRQSAADLTSMDFPGYAIGGLSVGESKQLMYEVLDYTVPLLPQNKPRYLMGVGSPDALLEGAIRGVDMFDCVLPTRIARNGTTMTSQGRLVVRNAQYARDFGPLDPECDCYTCRNYSRAYLRHLIKSDETFGLRLTTYHNLYFLLDLMRKVRKAIMEDRLLDFRDEFFAQYGLHENTKGF, from the coding sequence ATGGCAGCTATAACATATGAGCATATCAAAACGTGCAAGCAGTCGGGAGCGCGGCTCGGACGGGTGCACACACCGCATGGCATAATTGAGACGCCGACCTTCATGCCGGTTGGCACGCAGGCCACGGTGAAGACGATGAGTCCGGAGGAATTGAAGGAGATGGATGCCCAGATTATCCTGAGCAACACCTATCATCTGTTCCTTCGCCCGGGCCATGATATCGTCCGCGAAGCGGGCGGCCTGCATAAATTCATGAACTGGGACCGCCCTATTCTGACGGACAGCGGCGGCTTTCAGGTGTTCTCGCTGGCAGAGATGCGCAAAATTACGGAGGAAGGCGTACATTTCCGTTCCCACCTTAATGGAGACAAGAAGTTCCTCTCTCCTGAAGTAGCGATGGAAGTGGAGAACGCGCTCGGCTCCGATATTATGATGGCCTTTGACGAATGTCCGCCTTATCCGGCGGAATACGATTATGTCAAACGCTCGATGGAGCGGACGACACGCTGGGCTGAGCGCTGCCTGAAAGCACACGCCCGTCCTAATGATCAAGGACTGTTCGCGATCGTGCAGGGAGGCATGTACGAAGACCTGCGCCGCCAGAGCGCGGCGGATTTGACTTCCATGGATTTCCCGGGGTATGCTATTGGAGGACTTAGTGTCGGAGAGTCCAAGCAGCTTATGTATGAAGTTCTGGATTACACGGTTCCGCTGCTGCCGCAGAACAAACCGCGCTATTTGATGGGCGTAGGTTCGCCTGACGCGCTGCTGGAAGGTGCAATCCGGGGAGTGGACATGTTCGATTGCGTTCTGCCGACCCGAATTGCCCGTAATGGAACAACGATGACCAGTCAGGGAAGACTTGTCGTCCGCAACGCCCAATATGCCCGTGATTTTGGGCCGCTTGATCCCGAATGCGACTGCTATACATGCCGCAATTATTCGCGTGCGTATTTGCGCCATTTGATTAAGAGCGATGAGACGTTCGGACTTCGTCTGACGACCTACCATAATCTGTACTTCCTGTTGGACCTGATGCGTAAGGTGCGTAAAGCCATCATGGAAGACCGGCTGCTGGATTTTCGCGATGAGTTTTTCGCGCAATACGGTTTACATGAGAATACAAAGGGCTTCTAA
- the queA gene encoding tRNA preQ1(34) S-adenosylmethionine ribosyltransferase-isomerase QueA — protein MNVDLYDFDLPEELIAQTPLPDRSASRLLTLDKSSGVTEHRHFTDILTELKPGDTLVLNDTRVIPARLFGVKEDTGAKAEVLLLKNLGEDRWEALVKPGKKLKTGAVISFGEELQAVVEEESDMGGRTLRFMYQGIFQEILDRLGTMPLPPYIKEKLDDRERYQTVYAKNEGSAAAPTAGLHFTKELLKQIQDKGVRIAYITLHVGLGTFRPMSVETVEEHVMHAEFFMLSQETADMLNKARTEGGRIVAVGTTSCRTLETVGGMFGDGPLEACSGWTDIFIYPGYSFKLVDALITNFHLPKSTLVMLVSALAGREHILNAYKEAIRESYRFFSFGDAMFIY, from the coding sequence ATGAATGTGGATTTATATGATTTTGATCTGCCGGAGGAGCTGATAGCCCAGACTCCGCTTCCAGACCGCAGCGCCTCCAGGCTGCTGACGCTTGATAAATCAAGCGGAGTGACGGAACACCGGCATTTTACCGATATTCTGACTGAACTGAAGCCCGGCGACACGCTGGTGCTGAACGATACCCGGGTGATTCCGGCCCGCCTGTTCGGGGTCAAGGAAGACACCGGGGCGAAAGCGGAAGTGCTGCTTCTAAAGAATCTGGGCGAGGACCGGTGGGAAGCACTCGTTAAGCCCGGCAAGAAGCTCAAGACTGGCGCGGTCATCTCCTTTGGAGAGGAACTGCAGGCGGTGGTCGAGGAAGAGAGCGATATGGGCGGACGTACGCTCCGCTTCATGTATCAAGGCATTTTTCAGGAGATTCTGGACAGACTGGGCACGATGCCGCTTCCACCCTACATTAAGGAGAAGCTTGATGACCGGGAGCGTTATCAGACCGTATATGCCAAGAACGAAGGCTCTGCGGCTGCGCCGACGGCCGGACTGCATTTCACAAAAGAACTGCTGAAGCAGATTCAGGACAAAGGGGTTCGCATCGCGTATATCACCCTGCATGTCGGTCTTGGTACCTTCCGCCCAATGTCAGTGGAGACGGTTGAGGAGCATGTTATGCATGCCGAATTCTTCATGCTGTCGCAGGAAACGGCGGATATGCTGAACAAGGCGCGGACTGAGGGCGGACGAATTGTGGCGGTGGGAACTACCTCGTGCCGGACGCTGGAAACAGTAGGCGGAATGTTCGGGGACGGTCCGCTTGAAGCATGCAGCGGGTGGACGGATATTTTCATATATCCGGGATATTCGTTCAAACTTGTGGATGCGCTGATCACGAACTTTCATCTGCCCAAATCCACGCTCGTCATGCTGGTCAGTGCGCTGGCCGGCCGGGAGCATATACTAAACGCCTATAAGGAAGCGATCCGGGAAAGTTACCGGTTCTTCAGTTTCGGCGACGCGATGTTCATATACTAA
- a CDS encoding SpoIID/LytB domain-containing protein: MKGLWTIGRPALAKGMLAAVLAAGSLILPAETGHAQSGDTIRVALFADIGSKYKLTVPVVTLQSGQAWSLSAKDSGASLITVPAGSRARASLDGYRVKVLETSSWQTAATAAKKLSATDDKPLLFLNSKGGANVYQLYTGTYASESAAKNAATRVAKAGLGLPADQTPAVKGGKHLTAGSYATQAEADTARLSLAAAGVDAWTAVVPDAGGGTRYEVWVAEAANDADLAAAKTVLSQVLPQVTLGTAGAGLMLRTDAGLDFSAETQVAHYAVSGGTPVMAAGTAGIQLAERSKRTYRGSLELGASNGSLSVINVVPLEQYLYSVVGGEVSSSWPAEALKAQAVAARSYALAQGNRFDIANVVDTTLSQVYNGTGTEAASITAAVDATSGELLMNGGSVVEAVFSSNSGGKTADPSEVWNSGGSVFASVDSPGDTSAVSSKMWYYVQLSSGSAGYVREDNVKLTGDKNAASLPLLTATTKDVNVRVMPVVESGKDPVGKLNPGDTAVVLDKVSESGSYSWIKGPFTSADILKSLQGKTTASSLPSSIVTLEVTQRGPSGRAMMVKANGTPLTVKYPDLYRSAFGGLPSTLFDIVPAGSYTVLGADGRTSTVSGQTSVLSASGVVTGGGSGTVVMNSRSEGRVIGTGSGFMFIGKGNGHGLGMSQWGVKGMADEGYDYKAILQHYFQNVTITKE, from the coding sequence ATGAAGGGTTTGTGGACTATTGGAAGACCGGCACTAGCCAAAGGCATGCTGGCCGCTGTACTGGCGGCCGGAAGCCTGATTCTGCCTGCAGAAACCGGTCATGCGCAATCCGGCGATACGATCCGAGTAGCGCTGTTCGCTGACATCGGCAGCAAATATAAACTGACTGTGCCTGTCGTGACGCTGCAATCGGGACAAGCCTGGAGCCTGTCCGCCAAGGACAGCGGGGCCTCCCTGATTACCGTGCCTGCAGGCAGCAGAGCCCGGGCAAGCCTTGACGGCTATCGGGTTAAGGTACTCGAGACGTCATCGTGGCAGACGGCTGCCACGGCGGCGAAGAAGCTAAGCGCAACCGACGACAAGCCGCTGCTGTTCCTGAATTCGAAGGGCGGAGCGAACGTCTATCAGCTCTATACAGGTACATATGCCAGCGAAAGCGCCGCGAAGAATGCGGCCACGAGAGTCGCGAAGGCAGGACTTGGACTGCCAGCGGATCAGACACCGGCAGTCAAAGGCGGGAAGCATTTGACCGCAGGCAGCTATGCGACGCAGGCAGAGGCCGACACGGCAAGGCTGTCCTTAGCCGCCGCCGGGGTCGATGCCTGGACCGCAGTCGTTCCCGATGCCGGCGGGGGAACGCGGTATGAGGTGTGGGTAGCCGAGGCGGCGAATGACGCCGACCTGGCTGCCGCCAAGACGGTGCTGAGCCAGGTACTGCCTCAGGTCACCCTCGGAACCGCAGGAGCCGGATTGATGCTTCGGACCGACGCGGGTCTTGATTTCAGCGCCGAGACCCAGGTGGCGCATTATGCCGTATCCGGCGGAACGCCGGTCATGGCGGCGGGAACGGCTGGCATTCAATTGGCGGAACGGTCGAAGCGGACGTACCGGGGAAGCCTTGAACTTGGAGCATCGAACGGCTCGCTGTCGGTAATCAATGTCGTGCCGCTGGAGCAGTACCTGTACTCCGTGGTAGGCGGCGAAGTCTCTTCAAGCTGGCCCGCCGAAGCACTGAAGGCGCAGGCGGTGGCGGCGCGCAGCTATGCGCTGGCGCAGGGCAACCGGTTCGACATTGCGAATGTCGTGGATACGACGCTTAGTCAAGTGTATAACGGAACCGGAACAGAGGCGGCCTCGATAACGGCCGCTGTTGATGCGACCTCCGGTGAACTGCTCATGAACGGCGGAAGTGTGGTGGAAGCCGTCTTCTCATCGAACAGCGGCGGGAAGACGGCCGATCCTTCCGAGGTATGGAACAGCGGCGGCAGTGTGTTCGCCAGTGTGGACAGTCCAGGGGATACCTCAGCGGTATCATCCAAGATGTGGTATTATGTGCAGCTGTCAAGCGGAAGCGCCGGCTACGTGCGCGAAGACAATGTCAAGCTGACGGGTGACAAGAACGCGGCGAGTCTGCCGCTGCTGACAGCGACGACCAAAGATGTCAATGTACGGGTGATGCCTGTGGTGGAATCAGGCAAAGATCCGGTCGGCAAGCTGAATCCGGGCGATACAGCCGTTGTGCTGGACAAGGTGTCGGAGTCGGGCAGCTATAGCTGGATCAAGGGGCCTTTTACATCGGCCGATATTTTGAAGAGCTTGCAGGGCAAGACAACGGCTTCTTCTCTGCCTTCATCGATCGTAACGCTCGAGGTCACGCAGCGCGGTCCTTCGGGACGGGCTATGATGGTCAAGGCCAACGGAACGCCGCTGACCGTGAAGTATCCCGATTTGTACCGTTCGGCCTTCGGCGGACTTCCGAGCACTTTGTTTGATATTGTACCTGCCGGCAGTTATACTGTATTAGGCGCGGACGGCCGCACCTCAACGGTTTCCGGCCAGACAAGCGTTCTCTCCGCCTCCGGCGTCGTGACGGGAGGAGGAAGCGGAACGGTCGTAATGAACAGCCGCTCCGAGGGCCGCGTTATCGGAACCGGATCCGGCTTCATGTTCATCGGCAAAGGCAATGGACACGGCCTCGGCATGTCCCAATGGGGCGTGAAAGGAATGGCCGACGAAGGGTATGATTACAAGGCAATTCTGCAACACTATTTTCAGAACGTGACTATAACTAAGGAATGA
- the ruvB gene encoding Holliday junction branch migration DNA helicase RuvB has translation MEDRIISANLMMEDQAVELSLRPRYLAEYIGQNQVKENLKIYIEAAKMRSEALDHVLLYGPPGLGKTTLANIIANELGVNLRTTSGPAIERPGDLAALLTNLQEGDVLFIDEIHRLHRTVEEVLYPAMEDSALDIMIGKGPSARSVRLDLPPFTLVGATTRAGLLSAPLRDRFGVVSRLEFYTVDELSYIVSRGADILGIEIIGDAADEIALRSRGTPRIANRLLKRVRDYAQVKGDGIITPDIAEEALKMLQVDPRGLDSIDHRMLHSMITGFRGGPVGLDTIAATVGEESQTIEDVYEPYLLQIGFLQRTPRGRVATPAAYHHLGIPLPPEQN, from the coding sequence ATGGAGGACCGGATCATATCCGCGAATTTAATGATGGAAGATCAGGCGGTGGAGCTTAGTCTGCGTCCCCGCTATTTAGCTGAATATATTGGACAAAACCAGGTCAAGGAGAACCTCAAGATTTATATCGAAGCGGCCAAAATGCGCAGCGAGGCGCTGGATCATGTGCTGCTGTACGGTCCCCCCGGTCTTGGCAAAACGACGCTGGCGAACATTATCGCCAATGAGCTCGGCGTTAACCTGCGCACGACTTCGGGGCCAGCGATCGAACGTCCGGGTGATTTGGCGGCGCTGCTGACGAATCTGCAGGAGGGCGATGTGCTCTTCATTGACGAGATTCACAGACTGCACCGGACGGTGGAGGAAGTGCTGTATCCGGCGATGGAGGATTCTGCGCTTGATATTATGATTGGCAAAGGACCGAGCGCACGCTCGGTCCGGCTGGATTTGCCGCCATTCACGCTGGTCGGGGCGACGACGCGTGCAGGGTTATTGTCCGCACCGCTTCGCGACCGCTTCGGCGTCGTCAGCAGACTTGAATTCTACACAGTGGACGAACTGAGCTATATCGTGTCCCGGGGGGCTGATATTCTCGGCATCGAGATTATCGGTGACGCAGCCGATGAGATTGCGCTTCGCTCACGGGGAACGCCCCGGATCGCGAATCGCCTGCTGAAACGGGTCCGCGATTATGCGCAGGTGAAGGGCGACGGCATTATCACGCCTGACATCGCAGAAGAAGCGTTGAAAATGCTGCAGGTCGATCCCAGAGGGCTGGACAGCATCGACCATCGTATGCTGCATTCCATGATCACCGGCTTCCGTGGAGGCCCGGTCGGACTCGATACGATTGCCGCCACGGTAGGCGAGGAAAGCCAGACCATTGAAGACGTATATGAGCCTTATCTGCTGCAGATCGGCTTCCTTCAGCGGACGCCTCGGGGCAGAGTGGCAACGCCCGCAGCTTATCACCATTTAGGAATCCCGCTCCCTCCGGAGCAGAACTAA
- the ruvA gene encoding Holliday junction branch migration protein RuvA, with translation MIDFLRGPVVHLEQEYVVLDVQGVGYRVFCPNPYAFAKQEGPVTIYIHHHVREDAIQLFGFPTREEQKLFRKLIEVSGIGPRVALGILSGGTPDHVISAIYQENLTFLTKLPGIGKKTAQRMILDLKDKLDGLGTITFQTGLFAIEEETVIGETSWQEARDGLKALGYTEAELDRVWLTLKKEGAEASSVDVLMKKALKLLYIAK, from the coding sequence ATGATCGATTTTCTAAGAGGCCCGGTCGTGCATCTGGAGCAGGAATATGTGGTGCTGGATGTGCAGGGAGTAGGATATCGGGTGTTCTGCCCGAATCCTTACGCTTTTGCCAAACAGGAAGGACCGGTTACGATATATATTCATCACCATGTGCGCGAAGACGCCATTCAGTTGTTCGGGTTCCCGACGAGGGAGGAGCAGAAGCTGTTCCGCAAGCTGATCGAGGTGTCGGGGATCGGACCCCGCGTCGCGCTTGGCATTCTGTCGGGAGGCACGCCGGACCATGTCATTTCGGCCATTTATCAAGAGAACCTTACATTTCTCACCAAGCTTCCGGGAATCGGGAAGAAGACGGCACAGCGCATGATCCTGGATCTGAAGGACAAGCTGGACGGACTGGGAACGATTACGTTCCAGACGGGTCTGTTCGCGATCGAGGAGGAGACTGTAATCGGCGAGACCTCCTGGCAGGAGGCACGGGACGGCCTGAAGGCGCTCGGTTATACGGAAGCGGAATTGGACCGTGTCTGGCTGACGCTGAAAAAAGAAGGCGCAGAGGCGTCTTCGGTCGATGTGCTGATGAAGAAGGCGCTGAAGCTGCTGTATATCGCCAAATAA
- the ruvC gene encoding crossover junction endodeoxyribonuclease RuvC: MRILGIDPGIAIVGFGFIDKNGSRLTPVQYGSIQTEAHTPDEERLLHVYEGMLQLIDRYKPDAVAFEKLFFNRNVTTAMSVSQARGVLILASVQRGLPIAEYTPMQVKQAIVGYGKAEKKQVQEMVRMFLKLSAVPKPDDVADALAVAVCHAHSYTLNSKINEVLRK; this comes from the coding sequence TTGCGGATTTTGGGGATCGACCCGGGGATTGCGATAGTCGGCTTCGGTTTCATCGATAAGAATGGCAGCAGACTGACACCGGTGCAGTACGGCAGCATCCAGACGGAAGCTCATACGCCCGACGAGGAACGGCTGCTTCACGTATATGAAGGCATGCTTCAGCTGATTGACCGGTACAAGCCGGACGCGGTGGCGTTTGAGAAGCTTTTTTTCAACCGGAACGTCACAACGGCGATGTCGGTAAGCCAGGCGCGGGGTGTGCTGATTTTGGCTTCGGTACAGCGGGGACTGCCGATAGCGGAATATACGCCGATGCAGGTGAAGCAGGCGATAGTCGGCTACGGAAAGGCGGAGAAGAAGCAGGTGCAGGAAATGGTCCGGATGTTCCTGAAGCTGAGCGCCGTGCCGAAGCCCGACGACGTGGCGGATGCGCTTGCGGTCGCTGTCTGTCATGCCCACTCGTACACACTCAATTCGAAAATAAATGAGGTATTGCGAAAATGA